The following proteins come from a genomic window of Papilio machaon chromosome 7, ilPapMach1.1, whole genome shotgun sequence:
- the LOC106714040 gene encoding formin-2 isoform X2 — translation MQLATSRVNFTNSSVAQYNYVKLLNKPNSAERGVHNVLTVLGLHSDDFALVDFDTKVRRARRKLFRKTPLLENDRTLVPYVRKTMTINMDRAVEWFRIVIFNTKRKFYETLVEWDMRSGVIKVAIRRDCDRKCLYVVKISRLFKRDVREYSTERNIGQMLLNWFVSSIADNGNFKSLVSTQDLKNIGIQYCTHLLAAGVLRQISDKDAPTENVFKPNLMYYWAHMEAPVSQPVTPGRLHTSSWPPDKETNQMSRDITLYTAMDNNMFYSQNNNDETIDIQEAKAIIKQLKKKLQEAEYLLQKVKISNQIELLNRNLPNSFNSMQDSNLVKDKVELLVDKEVQTSMTLNEENKLTISPVISTTKYDSPIISNNNDVNTEEISRLVYKNQMGDAGDKCEKRSERIENYCKLNKSREYNKPLRKDDFLDNNNQIIDSDAVSLPDKSSDRQKYDTSSDSSFASTYTSSKLTDEKSNHEHMWNKSETVVQNVSCLKNVSTTNIIFSKVDQYVTSELSQSSLDQSQKSADEQSESSASYVNASTSEENCTQIETHSDIQIIPAIRDATLSSTELNHTSSSLPPPMPGKTPSPPPAPGTQSIAPELMTPAPYVNPAQSKSLPISITNLPSLSILSEESKSNYGEDSSKDLIASTVGTNIPISSTDASTSVSNTEITTPSTETDPQKSEELYYSSPEKRLSPPPEKCDTSLQSSKVGIISSPAISDEITTIMNIKTSKVPTSPCIPPPPPPPPPLPGMSPSPPIPGIAPPPPPMPDLVPPPPPMPGMGPPPPPMPGMGPPPPPMPGMGPPPPPMPGMGPPPPPMPGMGPPPPPMPGMGPPPPPMPGMGPPPPPMPGMGPPPPPMPGMMPPPPPMPGMMPPPPPMPGMEPPSHPTPGGGPPPPPMPGAGQSIGTIPPPLNASGPPAHQATGPLPFPAPPAGGWNMQRATLRKTPIKPAAPMKPLYWTRILAAPTQPAYQGDSESSKLKPLWLEIEEAKLDNIDEFTDLFSRQVVKAPAKKKTEVKAKIKPVKLLDSKRSQNVGILAQSLHVEFSEIENAIYNFDTSVVSLEALQQIYDLRATDEELMLIKDHLSNKPEIPLDKPESFLHDLSGIPNFAERISCFMFQAEFEDGVNTTMHKLDNLKHTCEFLTTSEPLKQLFAIILTLGNYMNGGNGQRGQADGFGLEILAKLKDVKSKHSQVTLLHFIVRTYMRARGGALSAACALPVPEPGDVARAAAIDFADVAAHLNELDKRLQDCREQTKKVLECDAQRNEDCVSSCGDNTKRLEVFKDKMKTFLDAAEEKLKTENDNLEECRAKFIGTVRFYQYTPKCGKIEECEPKEFFSLWTSFCSDFKDIFKKEEQIAIKEKLKENKKLQDERKSLTQPKKEGGLKARLQKLSGTRR, via the exons ATGCAACTGGCAACCAGTCGAGTCAATTTCACAAACTCCTCCGTGGCACAATACAACTATGTGAAGTTGTTGAATAAGCCAAACTCTGCCGAGAGAGGCGTCCACAACGTCCTCACCGTGCTGGGATTGCATTCCGATGACTTTGCTCTCGTCGATTTTGACACCAAAGTGAGACGTGCTAGAAGAAAACTATTCCGTAAAACTCCATTGTTGGAAAATGATCGAACGTTAGTGCCTTATGTTCGCAAAACTATGACAATAAACATGGATCGTGCGGTGGAGTGGTTTCGAATTGTTATATTCAATACGAAAAGAAAGTTCTATGAGACGTTAGTGGAGTGGGACATGAGATCGGGTGTAATTAAAGTGGCGATACGACGAGATTGTGATCGTAAATGTTTATACGTTGTGAAAATATCTCGCTTGTTTAAGCGCGATGTTCGAGAATATAGTACTGAACGTAACATAG GGCAGATGCTACTTAATTGGTTCGTGTCATCGATTGCTGACAACGGTAACTTTAAAAGCCTTGTAAGTACTCAAGATCTGAAAAATATTGGGATACAATATTGCACGCATCTGTTAGCAGCTGGAGTTTTACGACAAATATCAGATAAAGATGCCCCGACGGAAAATGTATTTAAG CCAAACCTAATGTATTATTGGGCACATATGGAGGCACCAGTTTCACAACCAGTTACTCCGGGAAGGTTACACACAAGCTCATGGCCACCAGACAAGGAAACCAATCAAATGTCCCGTGATATAACATTATACACTGCCatggataacaatatgttctaCAGTCAAAACAATAATGATGAAACAATTGATATTCAAGAGGCAAAAGCTAttataaagcaattaaaaaagaaattacaagAGGCAGAATATCTGCtgcaaaaagttaaaataagtaatcaaATTGAATTGTTGAACAGGAATTTACCAAATAGCTTTAATTCAATGCAAGATAGTAATTtagtaaaagataaagttgAGCTATTAGTTGACAAAGAAGTACAGACTTCTATGACACTCAATGAAGAGAATAAACTAACCATTAGTCCTGTGATAAGTACAACTAAATATGATAGCccaataatatcaaataataatgatgttaATACAGAAGAAATAAGTaggttagtttataaaaatcagaTGGGTGACGCTGGGgataaatgtgaaaaaagaTCTGAAAGAATAGagaattattgtaaattaaataaaagtagagAATATAATAAACCATTGCGTAAAGATGATTTCTTAGATAACAATAACCAAATTATTGATAGTGATGCTGTAAGTCTTCCAGATAAAAGTTCTGACCGTCAAAAATATGATACTTCCTCTGACTCTTCATTTGCCAGTACTTACACTTCAAGCAAATTGACCGATGAGAAAAGTAACCATGAACATATGTGGAACAAAAGTGAAACTGTTGTTCAGAATGTATCATGTTTAAAGAATGTGTCcactacaaatattattttttctaaagtgGATCAGTATGTTACATCAGAACTAAGTCAATCTTCTCTGGATCAGTCACAAAAATCTGCTGATGAGCAAAGTGAAAGCTCAGCTAGTTATGTTAATGCATCAACGTCAGAGGAAAATTGCACACAGATAGAGACACATAGtgatattcaaataatacCCGCAATTCGGGATGCAACATTGTCTAGTACGGAGTTAAACCACACATCATCTTCCCTTCCTCCACCTATGCCTGGAAAAACACCGTCACCACCACCCGCACCGGGAACACAATCAATAGCACCTGAACTAATGACTCCCGCACCATACGTAAATCCAGCACAATCAAAGTCTTTACCAATATCAATAACAAATCTTCCGTCACTCTCAATTTTATCTGAAGAGAGTAAATCCAACTATGGAGAAGATAGTAGTAAAGATTTAATTGCCTCAACTGTGGGAACTAATATCCCTATTTCAAGTACAGACGCATCTACATCTGTTTCAAATACGGAAATAACTACGCCATCAACAGAAACAGATCCCCAAAAATCAGAGGAGCTATATTACTCCAGTCCAGAGAAACGTCTATCCCCACCTCCAGAAAAATGTGATACATCATTGCAAAGTTCTAAAGTAGGAATTATATCATCACCTGCAATTTCCGATGAAATTACAACTATCATGAATATCAAGACAAGCAAAGTACCAACCTCACCTTGTattcctcctcctcctcctccgccACCTCCTTTGCCTGGAATGTCGCCCTCTCCTCCGATACCTGGAATAGCTCCACCTCCACCTCCAATGCCAGATTTGGTACCTCCACCACCCCCAATGCCGGGTATGGGGCCTCCTCCTCCACCTATGCCTGGAATGGGACCGCCACCACCTCCAATGCCTGGAATGGGGCCTCCTCCACCTCCAATGCCTGGAATGGGGCCTCCTCCACCTCCTATGCCTGGAATGGGGCCGCCACCACCACCAATGCCTGGAATGGGGCCTCCTCCACCTCCTATGCCTGGAATGGGGCCGCCACCACCACCAATGCCTGGAATGGGGCCTCCTCCACCTCCTATGCCTGGGATGATGCCTCCTCCCCCACCTATGCCTGGGATGATGCCTCCTCCACCACCGATGCCCGGCATGGAGCCGCCTTCACACCCAACACCAGGAGGAGGACCTCCTCCTCCGCCTATGCCTGGAGCAGGCCAGTCTATAGGTACTATTCCCCCACCACTGAATGCCTCCGGTCCCCCGGCGCACCAAGCCACCGGGCCCCTGCCCTTCCCTGCTCCTCCCGCCGGCGGATGGAACATGCAACGAGCCA CATTGAGGAAAACACCAATAAAACCAGCCGCTCCTATGAAACCGTTATACTGGACACGTATTTTGGCCGCGCCAACACAACCAGCCTACCAAGGAGATTCAGAATCGAGCAAATTGAAACCTTTGTGGTTGGAAATTGAAGAAGCGAAACTGGATAATATTGATGAATTTACGGATCTCTTCTCAAGACAAGTTGTTAAAGCACCggcaaaaaagaaaactgagGTTAAAGCGAAGATAAAGCCTGTCAAATTACTTGACAGCAAGCGGTCACAGAACGTAGGAATATTGGCACAAAGTTTACATGTGGAATTTTCTGAAATAGAAAATgctatatataattttgatacatCTGTTGTCAGTTTAGAAGCATTACAACAGATTTACGACTTG cgAGCAACCGATGAAGAATTGATGCTAATAAAAGACCACTTAAGTAATAAACCAGAAATCCCATTAGATAAACCAGAAAGTTTCTTGCACGATTTATCTGGGATACCGAATTTTGCGGAACGAATATCATGCTTTATGTTTCAAGCTGAATTTGAGGATGGTGTGAACACAACAATGCACaaattagataatttaaaacatacatgtgag ttTCTTACTACAAGTGAGCCATTGAAGCAGCTATTTGCAATTATTTTGACTCTGGGCAACTACATGAATGGTGGCAACGGTCAAAGGGGACAGGCTGATGGCTTCGGCTTAGAGATACTTGCCAAACTGAAAGATGTTAAG TCGAAGCACTCGCAGGTGACTCTGCTGCACTTCATAGTGCGCACATACATGCGTGCGCGGGGCGGGGCGCTGTCGGCCGCGTGCGCGCTGCCCGTGCCCGAGCCCGGAGACGTggcgcgcgccgccgccatTGACTTTGCTGATGTCGCCGCACATCTCAACGAGTTAGATAAACGATTGCAAG ATTGTAGAGAGCAGACAAAGAAAGTATTAGAATGTGATGCTCAAAGGAACGAAGACTGTGTATCATCGTGTGGTGATAACACAAAGAGATTGGAAGTGTTCAAAGATAAAATGAAGACATTCCTTGACGCGGCTGAGGAGAAGTTGAAGACTGAGAACGATAACTTAGAAGAGTGTCGTGCCAAGTTCATTGGCACAGTCAGATTCTACCAGTACACGCCCAAGTGTGGCAAAATAGAGGAGTGCGAGCCCAAGGAGTTCTTCTCGCTGTGGACTTCATTCTGCAGTGACTTCAAAGATATCTTCAAGAAGGAAGAACAGATTGCCATAAAAGAAAA attaaaagaaaataagaaacTCCAAGACGAAAGAAAGTCTTTGACACAGCCTAAGAAAGAAGGTGGTTTAAAGGCACGTCTTCAAAAATTGTCAGGTACAAGAAGATAA
- the LOC106714040 gene encoding formin-2 isoform X1 encodes MGNAQAHEKQSKAGKSPAKGKHFMRNLNRKGSVKDGKKRARKKSLAKREAFDREADKTPDSDNNEAIEASDNDTAECVFKTSCRSAGGGAAGAGAAETSSEHSEVTGSRWSAAARAERRSPTRVRDSALPAPAPDDSNSESVFTDPLTPLAVELNQCYYSAESDSAHDEPSRALSPPPAGVSVDTSPESGWPVVNMPHADAAATRTPDTEKEIATDVFDENCEPSDVDVYTMGGILTRPKSDSEPNECSHEFLENRLKACPGQTAFTVSKHRKVELPPVSAPDALALALVDSEIDRRHSSLSDVPVAESNVLRKVASLTLDKLTDTKVARPRFVPEKLDFQLYEKFEGQMLLNWFVSSIADNGNFKSLVSTQDLKNIGIQYCTHLLAAGVLRQISDKDAPTENVFKPNLMYYWAHMEAPVSQPVTPGRLHTSSWPPDKETNQMSRDITLYTAMDNNMFYSQNNNDETIDIQEAKAIIKQLKKKLQEAEYLLQKVKISNQIELLNRNLPNSFNSMQDSNLVKDKVELLVDKEVQTSMTLNEENKLTISPVISTTKYDSPIISNNNDVNTEEISRLVYKNQMGDAGDKCEKRSERIENYCKLNKSREYNKPLRKDDFLDNNNQIIDSDAVSLPDKSSDRQKYDTSSDSSFASTYTSSKLTDEKSNHEHMWNKSETVVQNVSCLKNVSTTNIIFSKVDQYVTSELSQSSLDQSQKSADEQSESSASYVNASTSEENCTQIETHSDIQIIPAIRDATLSSTELNHTSSSLPPPMPGKTPSPPPAPGTQSIAPELMTPAPYVNPAQSKSLPISITNLPSLSILSEESKSNYGEDSSKDLIASTVGTNIPISSTDASTSVSNTEITTPSTETDPQKSEELYYSSPEKRLSPPPEKCDTSLQSSKVGIISSPAISDEITTIMNIKTSKVPTSPCIPPPPPPPPPLPGMSPSPPIPGIAPPPPPMPDLVPPPPPMPGMGPPPPPMPGMGPPPPPMPGMGPPPPPMPGMGPPPPPMPGMGPPPPPMPGMGPPPPPMPGMGPPPPPMPGMGPPPPPMPGMMPPPPPMPGMMPPPPPMPGMEPPSHPTPGGGPPPPPMPGAGQSIGTIPPPLNASGPPAHQATGPLPFPAPPAGGWNMQRATLRKTPIKPAAPMKPLYWTRILAAPTQPAYQGDSESSKLKPLWLEIEEAKLDNIDEFTDLFSRQVVKAPAKKKTEVKAKIKPVKLLDSKRSQNVGILAQSLHVEFSEIENAIYNFDTSVVSLEALQQIYDLRATDEELMLIKDHLSNKPEIPLDKPESFLHDLSGIPNFAERISCFMFQAEFEDGVNTTMHKLDNLKHTCEFLTTSEPLKQLFAIILTLGNYMNGGNGQRGQADGFGLEILAKLKDVKSKHSQVTLLHFIVRTYMRARGGALSAACALPVPEPGDVARAAAIDFADVAAHLNELDKRLQDCREQTKKVLECDAQRNEDCVSSCGDNTKRLEVFKDKMKTFLDAAEEKLKTENDNLEECRAKFIGTVRFYQYTPKCGKIEECEPKEFFSLWTSFCSDFKDIFKKEEQIAIKEKLKENKKLQDERKSLTQPKKEGGLKARLQKLSGTRR; translated from the exons ATGGGTAACGCCCAAGCTCATGAAAAACAGTCGAAGGCTGGGAAGTCGCCAGCGAAGGGGAAACATTTCATGAGGAATTTGAACAGGAAAGGATCGGTCAAGGACGGCAAGAAACGAGCGAGAAAAAAGAGCCTCGCGAAACGAGAGGCGTTCGACAGGGAGGCCGATAAAACGCCTGATTCCGATAACAATGAAGCGATCGAGGCATCCGATAACGATACGGCCGAGTGCGTGTTCAAAACATCGTGCCGGAGCGCGGGGGGCggtgcggcgggcgcgggggccGCGGAGACGAGCAGCGAGCACTCGGAGGTAACGGGGTCCAGGTGGTCCGCGGCCGCGCGCGCCGAGCGCCGGTCACCGACCCGCGTCCGCGACTCCGCGCTCCCGGCCCCCGCGCCCGATGACTCCAACTCTGAGTCCGTGTTCACGGACCCCCTCACGCCGCTCGCCGTCGAGCTCAACCAGTGCTACTACTCCGCAGAGAGTGACAGCGCGCACGACGAGCCCTCGCGCGCCCTCTCGCCCCCGCCCGCCGGCGTCTCAGTCGACACATCGCCTGAGAGCGGCTGGCCGGTTGTAAACATGCCGCACGCGGACGCCGCCGCGACACGAACGCCAGATACGGAAAAAGAAATTGCAACTGACGTATTCGATGAAAACTGCGAGCCGAGCGACGTCGACGTATACACGATGGGTGGTATACTGACGAGGCCGAAGTCCGACTCCGAGCCGAACGAGTGCAGCCATGAATTCCTGGAGAACCGGCTGAAGGCTTGCCCCGGGCAGACCGCCTTCACGGTGTCCAAGCACCGCAAGGTGGAGCTGCCGCCGGTGAGCGCGCCCGATGCTCTAGCCCTCGCCCTCGTCGATAGCG AAATTGACCGACGACATTCGAGTCTCAGCGATGTGCCCGTAGCGGAATCTAACGTTTTAAGAAAAGTGGCCTCGCTGACATTGGACAAGCTGACAGATACAAAGGTGGCGCGGCCCAGGTTCGTGCCAGAAAAACTGGACTTTCAGCTCTATGAGAAGTTTGAAG GGCAGATGCTACTTAATTGGTTCGTGTCATCGATTGCTGACAACGGTAACTTTAAAAGCCTTGTAAGTACTCAAGATCTGAAAAATATTGGGATACAATATTGCACGCATCTGTTAGCAGCTGGAGTTTTACGACAAATATCAGATAAAGATGCCCCGACGGAAAATGTATTTAAG CCAAACCTAATGTATTATTGGGCACATATGGAGGCACCAGTTTCACAACCAGTTACTCCGGGAAGGTTACACACAAGCTCATGGCCACCAGACAAGGAAACCAATCAAATGTCCCGTGATATAACATTATACACTGCCatggataacaatatgttctaCAGTCAAAACAATAATGATGAAACAATTGATATTCAAGAGGCAAAAGCTAttataaagcaattaaaaaagaaattacaagAGGCAGAATATCTGCtgcaaaaagttaaaataagtaatcaaATTGAATTGTTGAACAGGAATTTACCAAATAGCTTTAATTCAATGCAAGATAGTAATTtagtaaaagataaagttgAGCTATTAGTTGACAAAGAAGTACAGACTTCTATGACACTCAATGAAGAGAATAAACTAACCATTAGTCCTGTGATAAGTACAACTAAATATGATAGCccaataatatcaaataataatgatgttaATACAGAAGAAATAAGTaggttagtttataaaaatcagaTGGGTGACGCTGGGgataaatgtgaaaaaagaTCTGAAAGAATAGagaattattgtaaattaaataaaagtagagAATATAATAAACCATTGCGTAAAGATGATTTCTTAGATAACAATAACCAAATTATTGATAGTGATGCTGTAAGTCTTCCAGATAAAAGTTCTGACCGTCAAAAATATGATACTTCCTCTGACTCTTCATTTGCCAGTACTTACACTTCAAGCAAATTGACCGATGAGAAAAGTAACCATGAACATATGTGGAACAAAAGTGAAACTGTTGTTCAGAATGTATCATGTTTAAAGAATGTGTCcactacaaatattattttttctaaagtgGATCAGTATGTTACATCAGAACTAAGTCAATCTTCTCTGGATCAGTCACAAAAATCTGCTGATGAGCAAAGTGAAAGCTCAGCTAGTTATGTTAATGCATCAACGTCAGAGGAAAATTGCACACAGATAGAGACACATAGtgatattcaaataatacCCGCAATTCGGGATGCAACATTGTCTAGTACGGAGTTAAACCACACATCATCTTCCCTTCCTCCACCTATGCCTGGAAAAACACCGTCACCACCACCCGCACCGGGAACACAATCAATAGCACCTGAACTAATGACTCCCGCACCATACGTAAATCCAGCACAATCAAAGTCTTTACCAATATCAATAACAAATCTTCCGTCACTCTCAATTTTATCTGAAGAGAGTAAATCCAACTATGGAGAAGATAGTAGTAAAGATTTAATTGCCTCAACTGTGGGAACTAATATCCCTATTTCAAGTACAGACGCATCTACATCTGTTTCAAATACGGAAATAACTACGCCATCAACAGAAACAGATCCCCAAAAATCAGAGGAGCTATATTACTCCAGTCCAGAGAAACGTCTATCCCCACCTCCAGAAAAATGTGATACATCATTGCAAAGTTCTAAAGTAGGAATTATATCATCACCTGCAATTTCCGATGAAATTACAACTATCATGAATATCAAGACAAGCAAAGTACCAACCTCACCTTGTattcctcctcctcctcctccgccACCTCCTTTGCCTGGAATGTCGCCCTCTCCTCCGATACCTGGAATAGCTCCACCTCCACCTCCAATGCCAGATTTGGTACCTCCACCACCCCCAATGCCGGGTATGGGGCCTCCTCCTCCACCTATGCCTGGAATGGGACCGCCACCACCTCCAATGCCTGGAATGGGGCCTCCTCCACCTCCAATGCCTGGAATGGGGCCTCCTCCACCTCCTATGCCTGGAATGGGGCCGCCACCACCACCAATGCCTGGAATGGGGCCTCCTCCACCTCCTATGCCTGGAATGGGGCCGCCACCACCACCAATGCCTGGAATGGGGCCTCCTCCACCTCCTATGCCTGGGATGATGCCTCCTCCCCCACCTATGCCTGGGATGATGCCTCCTCCACCACCGATGCCCGGCATGGAGCCGCCTTCACACCCAACACCAGGAGGAGGACCTCCTCCTCCGCCTATGCCTGGAGCAGGCCAGTCTATAGGTACTATTCCCCCACCACTGAATGCCTCCGGTCCCCCGGCGCACCAAGCCACCGGGCCCCTGCCCTTCCCTGCTCCTCCCGCCGGCGGATGGAACATGCAACGAGCCA CATTGAGGAAAACACCAATAAAACCAGCCGCTCCTATGAAACCGTTATACTGGACACGTATTTTGGCCGCGCCAACACAACCAGCCTACCAAGGAGATTCAGAATCGAGCAAATTGAAACCTTTGTGGTTGGAAATTGAAGAAGCGAAACTGGATAATATTGATGAATTTACGGATCTCTTCTCAAGACAAGTTGTTAAAGCACCggcaaaaaagaaaactgagGTTAAAGCGAAGATAAAGCCTGTCAAATTACTTGACAGCAAGCGGTCACAGAACGTAGGAATATTGGCACAAAGTTTACATGTGGAATTTTCTGAAATAGAAAATgctatatataattttgatacatCTGTTGTCAGTTTAGAAGCATTACAACAGATTTACGACTTG cgAGCAACCGATGAAGAATTGATGCTAATAAAAGACCACTTAAGTAATAAACCAGAAATCCCATTAGATAAACCAGAAAGTTTCTTGCACGATTTATCTGGGATACCGAATTTTGCGGAACGAATATCATGCTTTATGTTTCAAGCTGAATTTGAGGATGGTGTGAACACAACAATGCACaaattagataatttaaaacatacatgtgag ttTCTTACTACAAGTGAGCCATTGAAGCAGCTATTTGCAATTATTTTGACTCTGGGCAACTACATGAATGGTGGCAACGGTCAAAGGGGACAGGCTGATGGCTTCGGCTTAGAGATACTTGCCAAACTGAAAGATGTTAAG TCGAAGCACTCGCAGGTGACTCTGCTGCACTTCATAGTGCGCACATACATGCGTGCGCGGGGCGGGGCGCTGTCGGCCGCGTGCGCGCTGCCCGTGCCCGAGCCCGGAGACGTggcgcgcgccgccgccatTGACTTTGCTGATGTCGCCGCACATCTCAACGAGTTAGATAAACGATTGCAAG ATTGTAGAGAGCAGACAAAGAAAGTATTAGAATGTGATGCTCAAAGGAACGAAGACTGTGTATCATCGTGTGGTGATAACACAAAGAGATTGGAAGTGTTCAAAGATAAAATGAAGACATTCCTTGACGCGGCTGAGGAGAAGTTGAAGACTGAGAACGATAACTTAGAAGAGTGTCGTGCCAAGTTCATTGGCACAGTCAGATTCTACCAGTACACGCCCAAGTGTGGCAAAATAGAGGAGTGCGAGCCCAAGGAGTTCTTCTCGCTGTGGACTTCATTCTGCAGTGACTTCAAAGATATCTTCAAGAAGGAAGAACAGATTGCCATAAAAGAAAA attaaaagaaaataagaaacTCCAAGACGAAAGAAAGTCTTTGACACAGCCTAAGAAAGAAGGTGGTTTAAAGGCACGTCTTCAAAAATTGTCAGGTACAAGAAGATAA